The Halococcus sediminicola sequence AGTCACGACCGCCCGCGCGTTGTTGCTCATGTTCTGGGCTTTGTACGGCGCGACCGAGATGCCATTCTGGGAGAGACGCCGACAGAGACCGGCAACGACCGTACTTTTGCCGACGTGGCTCGCCGTTCCGGCGACGAGCAGGGTCCGTGTCATCAGTACTCGGTTCCCTTCCGGGCGCGGTGGCCCGCATCGAACGGATGCTTCTCCTTTCGCACGTTCGTTACGAGGTCAGCGTGGTCGTCGATGTAGTCAGGGTTCTCGTGGCCGCCCGTGAGGACGAGTTCGAGATCGTCGGGTTTGGTTTCGATGAGTTCTACGACCGCGGATGGCTCGACGAGGTTGCGGTTCGCGGCGTACAGTATCTCGTCGATGATGAGCATGTGCATACCGTCCTCGGGTGGACCATCGAGTGGAAGCAGCGACTGCAGGTCGGCGTCGTTCGCCGCGGCGAGCAATTCACGAGCGCGTTCGAGCGCACCGCGGGCTTTCGCGTCGTGCTCGTCGTCGGCCGACCCGTCGAGGAACCCGTGCCAGCCGTAGTGACCGCTGTTTTCGTAGGTGAAGCCGTCCATTGCTGCAATGGCGTTGTACTCGCCACGGGTCGCCTCAACGCTCGACGCCCCGCCCTTCATGAACTGGAGCATGTGGACCCGGTATCCGTGT is a genomic window containing:
- a CDS encoding cob(I)yrinic acid a,c-diamide adenosyltransferase — translated: MTNDATDEPDSRAQSQGTPGRGTSPDARPIEPAAPEDFGLVQAWWGDGKGKTTAAMGMGFRAAGHGYRVHMLQFMKGGASSVEATRGEYNAIAAMDGFTYENSGHYGWHGFLDGSADDEHDAKARGALERARELLAAANDADLQSLLPLDGPPEDGMHMLIIDEILYAANRNLVEPSAVVELIETKPDDLELVLTGGHENPDYIDDHADLVTNVRKEKHPFDAGHRARKGTEY